Proteins encoded by one window of Geobacter sp. DSM 9736:
- the fusA gene encoding elongation factor G, with product MARLVSLEKTRNIGIMAHIDAGKTTTTERILYYTGVSHKIGEVHEGTATMDWMAQEQERGITITSAATTCFWDDHRINIIDTPGHVDFTIEVERSLRVLDGAVAVFCSVGGVEPQSETVWRQADKYRVPRIAFINKMDRVGADFFRGVSMIKDRLKANPVPIQLPIGAEDMYRGVIDLVEMKAIVWDEESLGAKFHEEEIPADLLDQANEYREKLIEEVASHDDALMEKYLGGEELTTEEVVNAIRKATIDIQICPVICGSSFKNKGVQNLLDSVVAYLPSPVDIPAIKGVDERGGEIERKASDEEPFAALAFKIMTDPFVGQLCFFRVYSGVLNSGSYVYNSTKEKKERIGRILKMHANKREEIKEVYAGDIAAAVGLKYTTTGDTLCPEDNPVILESIEFPEPVIAIAIEPKTKADQEKLGTSLAKLASEDPSFRVKTDEETGQTIISGMGELHLEIIVDRLMREFKVEANVGKPQVAYRETITKKVKVEGKFVRQSGGRGQYGHVWLEVEPQEPGKGYEFVDAIKGGVVPREYIPAVDKGILEATETGILAGFPVVDVKITLVDGSYHEVDSSEMAFKIAGSMGFKEGCAKAGPILLEPIMSVEVVVPEEYMGDVIGDLNSRRGRIMGMESRAGAQVVTAMVPLAQMFGYATDVRSATQGRATYTMTFDHYEQVPKSVSEEIIAKVKG from the coding sequence GTGGCACGTTTGGTTTCGCTGGAAAAAACCCGCAATATCGGGATTATGGCTCATATCGACGCAGGCAAGACCACCACTACTGAGAGAATTCTCTACTACACGGGGGTTTCGCACAAGATCGGGGAGGTCCATGAGGGCACCGCTACAATGGACTGGATGGCTCAGGAGCAGGAGCGGGGCATCACCATTACCTCGGCGGCGACTACCTGTTTTTGGGACGACCATCGGATTAATATCATAGACACGCCTGGTCACGTTGATTTCACGATCGAGGTTGAGCGTTCGCTGCGTGTTCTTGACGGTGCTGTTGCAGTTTTCTGTTCGGTGGGCGGGGTTGAGCCTCAGTCTGAGACTGTCTGGCGCCAGGCTGATAAGTACCGTGTGCCTCGTATCGCGTTTATCAATAAGATGGACCGCGTCGGCGCGGATTTTTTCCGCGGGGTTTCGATGATTAAGGATCGTCTTAAGGCGAATCCCGTGCCTATTCAGCTTCCCATCGGCGCTGAAGATATGTACAGGGGCGTCATAGATCTTGTTGAGATGAAAGCCATTGTGTGGGACGAGGAATCGCTGGGGGCAAAATTCCATGAAGAGGAAATCCCTGCTGATCTGCTCGACCAGGCCAACGAGTACCGTGAAAAGCTGATTGAGGAAGTTGCCAGTCATGACGACGCCCTGATGGAGAAATATCTGGGCGGCGAAGAATTGACGACGGAAGAGGTTGTCAACGCAATCAGGAAAGCGACCATCGACATTCAGATCTGTCCGGTCATTTGCGGGTCCTCTTTCAAGAATAAAGGTGTTCAGAACCTTCTCGACTCGGTAGTTGCGTATCTTCCTTCTCCCGTCGATATTCCTGCTATCAAAGGGGTTGACGAGCGGGGTGGCGAGATTGAGCGTAAAGCGTCGGATGAAGAGCCGTTTGCTGCGCTTGCATTCAAGATCATGACCGATCCGTTCGTTGGGCAGCTTTGCTTTTTCCGTGTTTATTCCGGTGTTCTCAATTCAGGCTCCTATGTCTACAATTCTACCAAGGAGAAGAAGGAGCGTATCGGTCGCATCCTAAAGATGCACGCTAATAAGCGTGAAGAAATCAAGGAAGTCTATGCAGGTGATATCGCTGCTGCTGTGGGGCTGAAGTATACCACCACTGGAGACACTCTCTGTCCCGAGGACAATCCGGTTATTCTTGAGTCGATTGAGTTTCCTGAGCCGGTTATCGCAATTGCCATAGAGCCGAAGACGAAAGCCGATCAGGAGAAGCTTGGGACGAGCCTTGCCAAGCTGGCCAGTGAAGACCCCTCTTTTAGGGTTAAGACTGACGAAGAGACCGGCCAGACGATTATTTCCGGTATGGGTGAGCTTCATCTCGAAATCATCGTAGATCGTCTCATGCGTGAGTTCAAGGTGGAAGCCAACGTCGGCAAGCCTCAGGTTGCTTACCGCGAGACTATCACCAAAAAGGTCAAGGTTGAAGGTAAATTCGTTCGCCAGTCCGGCGGGCGCGGCCAGTATGGCCATGTCTGGCTTGAGGTCGAGCCTCAGGAGCCCGGCAAGGGCTATGAGTTTGTGGATGCCATCAAGGGCGGCGTCGTTCCGCGCGAGTATATTCCTGCGGTCGACAAAGGGATCCTTGAGGCTACCGAGACTGGTATATTGGCTGGATTTCCTGTTGTCGACGTCAAAATTACTCTGGTGGACGGTTCCTACCATGAGGTCGACTCCTCTGAGATGGCGTTCAAGATCGCCGGCTCCATGGGTTTCAAGGAGGGTTGTGCGAAGGCTGGCCCCATTCTTCTTGAGCCAATCATGTCCGTTGAGGTTGTTGTGCCCGAGGAGTACATGGGTGATGTCATCGGAGATCTCAATTCCCGTCGTGGCCGCATCATGGGGATGGAGAGTCGAGCCGGTGCTCAGGTCGTAACTGCCATGGTTCCGCTTGCCCAGATGTTCGGCTATGCTACCGACGTTCGCTCCGCCACTCAGGGGCGTGCCACATACACCATGACCTTCGACCACTATGAACAGGTACCGAAGTCGGTTTCCGAAGAGATTATTGCGAAAGTAAAAGGTTAA
- the rpsG gene encoding 30S ribosomal protein S7, which translates to MPRRREVAKRVILPDPKYNDRVVAKLVNIMMLDGKKSTAERALYNALDLVAQRANEEAVKVLKKSLDNIKPMLEVKSRRVGGSTYQVPVEVRADRRTSLAMRWLIRYANDRSEKTMTDKLAGEILDAYNNRGAAVKKREDTHKMAEANRAFAHYRW; encoded by the coding sequence ATGCCCAGGAGAAGAGAAGTAGCCAAGCGAGTTATTTTGCCCGACCCCAAGTACAATGATCGGGTCGTTGCAAAGCTGGTCAATATAATGATGTTGGACGGGAAGAAGAGTACTGCGGAGCGGGCTCTTTATAATGCTCTCGATCTTGTCGCTCAGCGGGCCAATGAAGAGGCGGTTAAGGTTTTGAAAAAATCCCTCGACAACATTAAGCCGATGCTTGAAGTAAAGTCCCGGCGTGTTGGTGGCTCCACCTATCAGGTGCCTGTTGAGGTTCGGGCTGACCGTCGGACTTCTTTGGCGATGCGATGGTTGATTCGCTACGCTAATGATCGCTCTGAAAAGACGATGACCGACAAGCTCGCTGGCGAGATTCTGGACGCCTACAATAATCGCGGTGCTGCTGTGAAGAAGCGTGAAGATACCCATAAAATGGCTGAGGCCAATCGCGCCTTCGCTCACTACCGCTGGTAG
- the rpsL gene encoding 30S ribosomal protein S12, whose protein sequence is MPTINQLIRLGRESKKDKSTAPALKCCPQKRGVCTRVYTTTPKKPNSALRKVARVRLTNGIEVTSYIPGVGHNLQEHSVVLIRGGRVKDLPGVRYHIVRGTLDSVGVKGRMKSRSKYGAKRPK, encoded by the coding sequence ATGCCAACGATTAATCAGCTGATTCGCCTCGGCAGGGAGAGTAAGAAAGACAAGTCGACTGCCCCGGCTCTAAAGTGCTGCCCGCAGAAGCGTGGTGTGTGTACGAGGGTTTACACTACCACTCCCAAAAAGCCAAACTCCGCGCTCCGCAAGGTTGCGAGGGTTCGTCTGACGAACGGGATAGAGGTAACCTCCTATATTCCCGGGGTGGGGCACAACCTGCAGGAGCACTCTGTTGTGCTGATCAGGGGTGGAAGGGTAAAGGACCTTCCGGGGGTCAGGTATCATATCGTTCGCGGCACCCTTGACTCTGTTGGGGTTAAGGGGCGCATGAAGAGCCGGTCCAAGTACGGCGCGAAGCGACCCAAGTAA
- the rpoC gene encoding DNA-directed RNA polymerase subunit beta', whose product MEDIFNFFDKPKDPLHFSSIKISISSPEKIRERSFGEVKKPETINYRTFKPERDGLFCAKIFGPTKDYECNCGKYKRMKHRGIVCEKCGVEVIPSKVRRERLGHIDLATPVAHIWFLKSLPSRIGNLLDMTLKDLERVLYFEAYAVTDPKNTGMTLAETLTEDQYLKAKEEHGEQGFEAGMGAAAVRDCMKALDLDKLAEQLRIEMMEATSEAKRKKTAKRLKVVEAFKASGNKPEWMILECIPVLPPELRPLVPLDGGRFATSDLNDLYRRVINRNNRLKRLMELQAPEVIIRNEKRMLQEAVDALFDNGRRGRAIAGPNKRPLKSLSDMLKGKSGRFRQNLLGKRVDYSGRSVIVVGPELRLHQCGLPKKMALELFKPFIYNKLEERGFVTTIKSAKKMVEKERPEVWDVLEEVIKEHPVMLNRAPTLHRLGIQAFEPVLIEGKAIQLHPLVCTAFNADFDGDQMAVHLPLSIESQVEARVLMMSTNNILSPANGKPIIVPSQDMVLGIYYMTRDKYFALGEGKIFASPEEVRIAFDAGEIDMQARIKVRMKNLPTDELPQIMETTTGRILLREILPAAVPFSTINRVMTKKELTNLVDVCYRLAGNKETVILADKLKETGFRYSTLAGISISINDMVIPEGKPAIIEAASEEVKEIQNQYTEGLITDGERYNKVIDIWAKATEEIAREMLDNLSRDTVSSPDGKEVKVPSFNAIHMMADSGSRGSAQQIRQLAGMRGLMAKPSGEIIETPITANFREGLTVLQYFISTHGARKGLADTALKTANSGYLTRRLVDVAQDAIITEDDCGTLDGLTVSALTEGGEIIEHIGDRILGRVALDDVLDPVTGEVLVPSNLEIDETLVKRIEDAGLERVKIRSVLTCQSRRGICAKCYGRDLARGHLVNLGEAVGVIAAQSIGEPGTQLTMRTFHIGGTASRRAEQTSLEARNEGRVKFININSVVNIDGHHIVMNRNGEVAVVDETGRERERYGIVYGAKIKVQPDGVIKPGETLAEWDPYTMPILTEVSGKIKFGDIIESVTMEEQVDEVTGLSRKVIIESRDPDKRPRITIKDDSGKTVKISESMMGRYFLPVGANISVQDDSFVNAGDVIAKIPRETTKTKDITGGLPRVAELFEARKPKDYAVISEIDGVVSFGKDAKGKRKVIVKPELGEEKEYLIPKGKHISVHEGDHIRAGEALMDGSSNPHDILRVLGQKDLAKYLVDEVQEVYRLQGVKINDKHIETIVRQMLRRVRIKDVGDTSFLIDDQLERYVFEDENERVFAKGGRPAIAEPLLLGITKASLSTESFISAASFQETTKVLTQAAIEGKVDSLRGLKENVIMGRLIPAGTGLSRYRNLKLQVEEPELPVVAEETEEEVVAV is encoded by the coding sequence TTGGAAGATATCTTCAACTTTTTCGACAAGCCGAAAGATCCGCTCCATTTTTCTTCTATCAAGATATCCATCTCCTCACCGGAGAAGATCCGTGAACGTTCATTCGGTGAGGTGAAAAAACCGGAAACCATTAACTACCGGACATTCAAGCCGGAGCGCGACGGGCTTTTCTGCGCTAAAATCTTCGGGCCTACCAAAGACTACGAGTGCAACTGCGGCAAGTACAAGCGGATGAAGCATCGTGGTATCGTATGCGAGAAATGCGGCGTCGAGGTTATTCCCTCGAAGGTGCGACGGGAGCGTCTGGGGCATATCGATCTGGCGACCCCTGTCGCCCACATCTGGTTCCTCAAGTCCCTGCCCTCGCGCATAGGAAATCTTCTCGATATGACTCTCAAGGATCTAGAGCGCGTCCTCTACTTCGAGGCGTACGCAGTAACTGATCCTAAAAATACGGGCATGACCCTAGCCGAGACTCTCACCGAGGACCAGTACCTGAAGGCGAAGGAGGAGCACGGGGAGCAGGGTTTCGAAGCCGGAATGGGAGCAGCTGCGGTTCGCGACTGCATGAAGGCTCTTGACCTGGACAAACTGGCCGAGCAGCTTCGCATTGAAATGATGGAGGCTACCAGCGAAGCGAAGCGGAAGAAGACCGCAAAACGCCTTAAGGTTGTCGAGGCGTTCAAAGCTTCCGGGAACAAGCCGGAGTGGATGATTCTGGAGTGCATCCCGGTTCTCCCTCCCGAACTGCGTCCTTTGGTTCCTCTGGATGGCGGACGATTCGCCACCTCCGACCTTAACGACCTGTACCGCCGAGTCATCAACCGGAATAACCGTCTCAAGCGACTCATGGAGCTGCAGGCTCCCGAGGTGATTATCCGGAACGAGAAGCGGATGCTCCAGGAAGCGGTTGACGCCCTCTTTGACAACGGCCGTCGCGGCAGGGCCATCGCAGGACCCAACAAGCGTCCCCTCAAGTCCCTTTCCGACATGCTCAAGGGGAAATCGGGCCGCTTCCGCCAGAACCTTCTCGGAAAGCGTGTCGACTACTCGGGCCGTTCCGTTATCGTTGTCGGTCCGGAACTACGTCTCCACCAGTGCGGTCTGCCGAAGAAGATGGCCCTCGAACTCTTCAAGCCGTTTATCTACAACAAGCTTGAAGAGCGCGGCTTCGTCACCACTATCAAGAGCGCAAAAAAGATGGTGGAGAAAGAACGCCCCGAGGTGTGGGACGTCCTCGAAGAGGTCATCAAGGAACACCCGGTTATGCTCAACCGAGCTCCTACCCTGCACAGGCTTGGCATCCAGGCCTTCGAGCCGGTTCTGATAGAAGGGAAGGCAATCCAGCTCCATCCCCTCGTCTGTACAGCGTTCAACGCCGACTTCGACGGCGACCAGATGGCCGTCCATCTCCCACTCTCCATCGAGAGCCAGGTTGAGGCGCGGGTTCTCATGATGAGCACCAACAACATCCTCTCCCCGGCCAATGGAAAGCCGATCATCGTTCCGTCGCAGGACATGGTTCTTGGCATCTACTACATGACCCGGGACAAATACTTTGCTCTCGGGGAAGGGAAGATCTTCGCATCTCCTGAAGAAGTTCGGATCGCATTCGACGCGGGAGAGATCGATATGCAGGCTCGTATCAAGGTGAGGATGAAGAACCTCCCCACCGACGAGCTACCGCAGATCATGGAAACCACTACAGGCCGGATACTGCTCCGCGAGATTCTTCCTGCTGCAGTTCCGTTCAGCACGATCAACCGGGTAATGACGAAGAAGGAGCTGACCAACCTGGTGGACGTCTGTTACCGACTTGCCGGAAACAAGGAGACAGTCATCCTGGCTGACAAGCTCAAGGAGACCGGCTTCCGTTACTCCACGCTTGCAGGCATCTCCATCAGCATCAACGATATGGTGATTCCCGAAGGGAAACCGGCCATCATAGAGGCGGCCTCGGAAGAGGTGAAGGAGATCCAGAACCAGTATACCGAAGGACTCATAACAGATGGCGAGCGCTACAACAAAGTAATCGACATCTGGGCGAAAGCAACCGAAGAGATTGCTCGGGAGATGCTCGACAACCTATCCCGCGACACTGTCTCATCACCGGACGGCAAGGAAGTGAAGGTTCCGTCCTTCAACGCCATACACATGATGGCCGATTCGGGGTCCAGGGGCTCGGCGCAGCAGATCCGCCAGTTGGCCGGGATGAGGGGTCTCATGGCGAAGCCGTCAGGTGAGATCATTGAAACTCCGATCACCGCAAACTTCCGTGAGGGGCTGACAGTTCTCCAGTACTTCATTTCTACCCACGGTGCCCGTAAAGGTCTTGCCGACACGGCGCTCAAAACTGCAAATTCCGGTTACCTGACAAGGCGTCTCGTCGATGTTGCCCAGGACGCAATCATTACCGAGGACGACTGCGGTACGCTCGACGGGCTTACTGTTTCAGCGCTCACCGAAGGTGGTGAAATAATCGAACACATCGGTGACCGAATTCTTGGCCGTGTTGCTCTCGACGATGTCCTTGATCCGGTCACGGGAGAGGTCCTCGTCCCATCGAACCTGGAGATCGACGAGACCCTCGTGAAGCGGATAGAGGATGCCGGACTTGAAAGAGTCAAAATCCGCTCGGTTCTCACCTGCCAGAGTCGGCGCGGCATCTGCGCCAAGTGCTATGGCCGCGACCTCGCACGCGGACATCTGGTGAATCTAGGTGAGGCGGTTGGTGTCATCGCTGCCCAGTCAATCGGGGAGCCGGGCACCCAGCTGACGATGCGTACGTTCCACATCGGTGGTACTGCTTCACGTCGCGCCGAGCAAACTTCTCTGGAGGCCCGCAACGAAGGGCGCGTGAAGTTCATCAATATCAATTCCGTCGTCAACATCGATGGGCATCACATAGTAATGAACAGAAACGGTGAAGTGGCGGTGGTGGACGAAACCGGAAGAGAGCGGGAGCGCTACGGCATCGTCTACGGGGCCAAAATCAAGGTTCAGCCCGATGGCGTCATCAAGCCTGGCGAGACGCTGGCCGAGTGGGATCCGTACACCATGCCGATTCTCACCGAGGTCTCCGGTAAGATCAAGTTCGGAGACATCATCGAGTCTGTTACGATGGAAGAGCAGGTGGACGAAGTCACCGGGCTTTCCCGTAAGGTCATCATTGAATCCCGCGACCCTGACAAGCGTCCGCGCATCACAATCAAGGATGATTCCGGAAAAACCGTCAAGATCAGCGAGAGCATGATGGGGCGCTATTTCCTCCCTGTCGGAGCGAATATCTCGGTCCAGGATGACTCCTTTGTCAATGCAGGCGACGTCATAGCGAAGATCCCCCGAGAGACAACAAAGACCAAGGACATCACCGGCGGTCTACCGAGGGTAGCCGAACTGTTCGAGGCACGTAAACCGAAAGATTACGCCGTCATTTCCGAGATCGACGGTGTTGTCTCCTTCGGGAAGGATGCCAAAGGGAAGCGGAAGGTGATCGTCAAGCCGGAACTTGGTGAGGAGAAGGAATACCTGATCCCGAAAGGGAAGCACATCAGCGTTCACGAGGGAGATCACATACGTGCGGGTGAGGCCCTCATGGACGGTTCTTCCAACCCCCACGACATCCTACGGGTTCTAGGGCAGAAGGACCTTGCCAAGTACCTGGTGGACGAGGTTCAGGAGGTTTACCGGTTACAGGGTGTCAAGATCAATGACAAGCACATTGAGACCATTGTGCGTCAGATGCTGCGCCGGGTTCGAATCAAGGATGTGGGTGATACAAGCTTCCTAATCGACGACCAGCTTGAGCGGTACGTGTTCGAGGATGAGAACGAAAGGGTTTTTGCGAAGGGTGGACGCCCTGCCATTGCGGAGCCGCTTCTCCTCGGGATTACCAAAGCGTCTCTCTCTACCGAGTCCTTCATCTCGGCCGCGTCTTTCCAAGAGACGACAAAGGTCTTGACACAGGCAGCCATCGAAGGTAAGGTTGACAGCCTTCGCGGCCTGAAGGAAAATGTAATAATGGGCAGGTTGATTCCTGCCGGAACAGGGCTTTCACGATACCGTAATCTGAAGCTTCAGGTTGAGGAGCCGGAACTGCCTGTAGTTGCTGAAGAAACCGAAGAAGAAGTAGTCGCTGTTTAA